The proteins below are encoded in one region of Papaver somniferum cultivar HN1 unplaced genomic scaffold, ASM357369v1 unplaced-scaffold_31, whole genome shotgun sequence:
- the LOC113341801 gene encoding adrenodoxin-like protein 1, mitochondrial produces MLRSKLSQLSSLLRQRLSIGRATISKRGYLQGPGRAYFKTLKPRPLSTSAADTAQGEGDKQVKKISVIFIDKDGEETKIMVPIGMSMLEAAHENDIELEGACEGSLACSTCHVIVMDTHMYNKLDDPTDEENDMLDLAFGLTETSRLGCQVIARPELDGTCLALPSATRNFAVDGHVPKPH; encoded by the exons ATGTTGAGATCAAAACTCTCACAGTTGTCGTCTCTACTCAGACAAAGACTTTCAATAG GTCGGGCTACTATAAGTAAAAGGGGTTACTTGCAAGGACCTGGCCGTGCCTATTTTAAAACCTTG AAACCTCGTCCTCTTTCAACTTCAGCTGCGGATACTGCTCAAGGGGAAGGAGATAAACAAGTAAAAAA AATATCTGTAATATTCATCGACAAGGATGGGGAAGAGACGAAAATCATGGTTCCTATTGGCATGTCCATGTTAGAAGCTGCCCATGAAAATGATATAGAACTTGAAG GAGCTTGTGAAGGATCACTCGCGTGTTCCACGTGTCATGTGATTGTGATG GATACGCACATGTACAATAAGTTAGACGATCCTACAGATGAGGAGAATGACATGTTGGATCTTGCCTTTGGGTTAACCGAAAC GTCACGTCTTGGATGTCAAGTGATTGCACGGCCTGAACTTGACGGTACATGCTTAGCATTACCGTCTGCAACCCGGAATTTTGCCGTTGACGGGCATGTACCAAAACCACACTAA
- the LOC113341750 gene encoding putative nuclease HARBI1 produces MANSEDDEDAIVVVTAATTSLIACYYQYFVEKTLLRHSKGVRVEEKVAIFMLAVGHNERNRVLQERFQHSGETISRHFNAVLDAIVQLADDFLQPAGPCTPDEIRDNPRFYPYFKNCVGAIDGTHIPAMVSEEEKPLYRNRKGFISQNVLVACSFDLQFHYVLAGWEGSAYDARVLDSALTRSDKLIVPEGKFYLGDAGFALTPSFITPYRGVRYHLKEYGRNRPKDAKELFNLRHSSLRNAVERIIGILKRRFIILQAQPQYPYESQVKIVLACCIIHNHIRRECINDLFLDGEDVTTIPETDPGIPEDNDEGARLGRNRDRDLASELRNSIADAIWNNYRRRRYIFILKCPTLIYMDLGV; encoded by the exons ATGGCTAATTCTGAAGATGACGAGGATGCCATAGTAGTTGTCACAGCAGCGACAACGTCATTGATAGCATGTTATTATCAATACTTTGTGGAGAAGACC TTGCTTCGCCATAGCAAGGGAGTTAGAGTTGAGGAGAAGGTGGCGATATTTATGCTTGCCGTTGGTCACAATGAACGCAATAGAGTACTCCAAGAACGCTTTCAACATTCTGGTGAGACAATCAGTCGACACTTTAATGCTGTTTTGGATGCTATTGTTCAACTTGCAGATGATTTCTTGCAACCAGCAGGGCCTTGTACTCCTGATGAGATAAGAGACAATCCGAGGTTTTATCCATACTTTAAG AACTGTGTTGGAGCAATAGACGGAACTCACATACCGGCAATGGTTAGTGAGGAAGAAAAACCTCTTTATCGGAACAGAAAAGGATTTATTTCTCAAAACGTTTTAGTAGCATGCTCATTCGATTTGCAATTTCATTATGTTCTTGCGGGTTGGGAAGGTTCAGCTTATGACGCGCGTGTACTAGATTCAGCCTTAACAAGATCCGATAAATTAATAGTACCAGAAG GAAAATTTTACCTTGGAGATGCAGGTTTTGCTCTTACGCCAAGTTTTATTACTCCGTATCGAGGAGTTCGTTATCACTTGAAAGAGTATGGGAGAAATCGCCCAAAAGATGCCAAAGAATTATTTAATCTTCGACACTCATCATTACGAAATGCAGTTGAACGTATTATTGGAATACTTAAAAGGCGATTCATTATTTTGCAAGCACAACCTCAATATCCGTATGAATCACAAGTGAAAATTGTGCTAGCTTGTTGCATCATCCATAACCATATTCGCAGGGAGTGTATAAATGATTTGTTTCTTGATGGTGAAGATGTTACCACTATACCAGAAACTGATCCTGGGATACCAGAAGACAATGACGAAGGTGCCAGACTCGGGAGAAATAGAGACCGAGATTTAGCGTCAGAACTTCGTAATTCAATTGCTGATGCAATATGGAATAATTATCGACGACGTCGTT atatttttattttaaaatgtcCAACATTAATTTATATGGATTTGGGTGTTTGA
- the LOC113341749 gene encoding uncharacterized protein At2g29880-like, giving the protein MESESSSVANGRTTWTPPMDQLFIELMVEQVVGKQLLDGQFSKIAWVSIVTKFKESFGPCFNKEVPKNRMKTLKKIFNVVSSLRGQSGFGWNDGKEIVTAPDAVWSNHIEKHPECKQWRTRSLPQYNELAMIFGDSRATGKYSRFRDDNNRDNNEVDEDRDDNTEDQNENPEDHNENTYGNGSVSDDNTSEPQKKLRTSIGSSSRSFKKTKKSIGEGMVEAISLMASVVNNIATKKEENRNSYLEKSVVAALEEIVPELDDFLFMQGLELLEDEKKTKIFIVLSGDRRRRWLLSKLNYSDYY; this is encoded by the exons ATGGAGAGTGAATCATCGAGTGTTGCAAATGGGAGAACCACTTGGACTCCTCCAATGGATCAACTGTTTATAGAACTTATGGTGGAACAAGTCGTTGGTAAACAATTACTTGATGGTCAATTTAGCAAAATTGCCTGGGTGAGCATTGTCACCAAATTCAAAGAAAGCTTTGGACCTTGTTTTAATAAGGAAGTGCCGAAAAATCGCATGAAAACTTTGAAGAAAATTTTTAATGTTGTAAGTAGTCTTAGAGGTCAAAGTGGTTTTGGTTGGAatgatggaaaagaaattgtgacTGCACCTGATGCTGTATGGAGTAATCATATCGAG AAACATCCGGAATGCAAACAGTGGAGGACAAGGTCTCTTCCACAATATAATGAACTAGCTATGATATTTGGTGACAGTAGGGCCACTGGAAAGTATAGCAGGTTTAGGGATGATAATAATCGGGATAATAATGAGGTCGATGAGGATCGTGATGATAATACTGAAGACCAGAATGAGAATCCTGAAGACCATAACGAGAATACGTATGGAAACGGTAGCGTCAGCGATGATAATACATCTGAACCGCAAAAAAAGCTGAGAACATCAATAGGATCTAGTTCTCGTTCATTTAAAAAGACAAAAAAGAGTATTGGTGAAGGTATGGTGGAAGCAATTAGTTTGATGGCAAGTGTTGTTAACAATATAGCGACCAAAAAAGAGGAAAATAGAAACTCTTATCTGGAGAAAAGTGTAGTTGCTGCACTTGAGGAAATAGTACCAGAACTGGATGATTTTTTATTCATGCAAGGTTTAGAGTTATTGGAAGATGAGAAAAAAACAAAGATTTTCATAGTGTTGAGTGGGGATAGGAGACGACGTTGGTTATTGTCAAAGCTTAACTATTCCGATTACTATTAA